The following proteins come from a genomic window of Pseudochaenichthys georgianus chromosome 17, fPseGeo1.2, whole genome shotgun sequence:
- the npc1 gene encoding NPC intracellular cholesterol transporter 1 codes for MGVLPGRSLLSLLFFIILLLEGHFRWVEAQHCVWYGECGESEKVPGKKYNCNDTGPPKPLEHEGYELLTELCPGYDYGNRSLCCDVNQLNTLKGSLQLPLQFLSRCPACFFNLMNLFCELTCSPHQSQFMNATKIDKGNVMEVQYYIGQTFANSMYNACKDVQAPSSNVKALSLLCGKDAKDCNATNWIQYMFDIDNGQTPFPILPIFTDAPVSGYTPMTNKTFTCTEGLDDGSGPCSCQDCTNACGPRPVPPTLPPPWLILGMDPMTVIMWSSYMAFLLIFIGAVIGAWCYRKRTVLSEYGPILDSNNPLSLNGDNPEQVNASCCETLGERFENSLRILFTSWGSFCVRYPSVVILGTLILVVASSGGLIYMRITTDPVELWSSPSSQARQEKDYFDSHFGPFFRTAQLIITTPIEDTFLYSPYFGGSDVPFGAILRKDILHQVLDLQLQIEDIIATYEGQDVTLKDICLAPLAPYNNNCTILSVLNYFQNSHDVLDHLKGDDFYVYADFHSHFLYCVSAPASLNDTTLLHDPCLGTYGGPIFPWLALGGYDETNYNNATALVITLPLNNYLNDTVRTGKARAWEKEFIDLMKNFKNPNLTIAFSAERSIEDEINRESNSDIRTIVVSYAIMFIYISLALGHIHSISRVMVDSKISLGISGILIVLSSVSSSLGLFSYFGIPLTLIVIEVIPFLVLAVGVDNIFIIVQTYQRDERMPHEELHQQIGRILGDVAPSMLLSSFSETVAFFLGALSNMPAVRTFSMFAGLAVFIDFLLQISCFVSLLGLDARRQEANRLDIFCCVKLPEGQQAKTDSYLFRFFKKIFAPFILKEWVRPIIVAVFVGMLSFSVAVVNKVELGLDQKLSMPDDSYVMDYFKNLSMYLHTGAPVYFVVEDGLNYSSREGQNAVCGGVGCRNDSLVQQVYSASLISNYTTIAFTPSSWLDDYFDWVKPQSTCCRFYNSSGDFCNASVVNPSCVHCRPMTPDGKQRPEGEDFMQFLPMFLSDNPNIKCGKGGHAAYSSAVDLYPDHTGVGANYFMTYHTILKESPDYIEALKMARILAANISQAIDHKVFAYSIFYVFYEQYLTIAHDTALNLGVSLASIFVVSTVLLGFELWSAVIVCITIAMILVNMFGVMWLWGISLNAISLVNLVMCCGISVEFCSHIVRAFSISVKKSRVERAEEALAHMGSSVFSGITLTKFGGILILALSKSQIFQVFYFRMYLAIVLLGATHGLIFLPVLLSYIGPSVNKAKVLAANSRYAGTERERLLNY; via the exons ATGGGAGTCCTACCAGGGAGAAGCCTTCTATCTTTACTTTTCTTCATTATTCTCTTGTTGGAGGGACATTTTCGATGG GTTGAGGCCCAGCACTGTGTGTGGTATGGCGAGTGTGGGGAGTCCGAAAAGGTGCCCGGAAAgaaatacaactgcaacgacaCTGGTCCTCCCAAACCACTGGAGCACGAGGGTTACGAACTTCTCACG GAGCTTTGTCCTGGATATGACTATGGCAACCGAAGCCTCTGCTGTGATGTGAACCAGCTGAACACTCTCAAAGGAAGTCTCCAGCTGCCCCTTCAGTTCCTGTCTCG TTGTCCCGCCTGTTTCTTCAACCTGATGAACCTCTTCTGTGAGCTGACATGCAGCCCTCACCAGAGTCAGTTCATGAACGCCACCAAGATCGACAAAGGCAACGTGATGGAAGTGCAGTACTACATTGGACAGACATTTGCTAATT CCATGTACAATGCCTGTAAGGACGTCCAGGCACCATCCAGCAACGTGAAGGCCTTATCACTGCTGTGTGGGAAGGACGCAAAGGACTGCAATGCTACCAACTGGATCCAGTATATGTTTGATATCGACAATGGACAGACTCCCTTTCCTATCCTCCCAATATTCACAG ACGCCCCTGTGTCTGGTTATACTCCCATGACCAACAAGACGTTCACCTGCACAGAGGGCCTGGATGACGGGTCGGGCCCCTGCTCCTGTCAGGACTGCACAAACGCGTGCGGGCCCAGACCTGTTCCTCCCACCCTCCCCCCTCCCTGGCTGATCCTTGGTATGGACCCTATGACCGTCATCATGTGGAGCTCATACATGGCCTTCCTGCTTATCTTTATCGGAGCTGTCATAGGAGCCTGGTGTTACCG GAAAAGGACTGTCCTTTCTGAATATGGCCCCATATTGGACAGCAATAACCCTTTGTCTCTCAACGGGGACAATCCTGAACAAG TAAATGCATCATGCTGTGAGACCTTGGGTGAACGCTTCGAGAACTCTCTGCGGATCCTCTTCACCTCCTGGGGCTCCTTCTGCGTGCGGTACCCCTCTGTGGTCATTCTGGGGACCCTGATACTAGTGGTGGCCTCCTCTGGGGGCCTGATCTACATGCGCATCACCACAGACCCTGTGGAGCTGTGGTCGTCTCCGAGCAGCCAGGCCCGGCAGGAGAAGGACTACTTTGACAGCCACTTCGGACCCTTTTTCAGAACAGCGCAGCTCATCATAACCACTCCAATCGAGGACACTTTTCTCTACTCTCCGTACTTTGGAGGATCTGATGTCCCATTCGGAGCCATCCTGCGTAAAGACATCCTGCACCAG GTGCTGGATCTGCAGCTCCAGATAGAAGACATCATAGCCACATACGAGGGCCAAGACGTCACTTTAAAGGACATCTGCTTGGCTCCGCTGGCTCCGTACAATAACAACTGCACCATCTTGAGTGTCCTCAACTACTTCCAGAACAGCCATGATGTGCTGGACCACCTCAAAGGAGACGACTTCTATGTCTATGCTGACTTTCACAGCCACTTCCTCTACTGTGTCAG TGCACCAGCATCCCTCAACGACACCACTCTCCTCCACGACCCGTGTTTAGGAACCTACGGCGGGCCCATCTTCCCTTGGCTGGCCCTTGGGGGTTACGATG AAACCAACTACAACAACGCCACTGCTCTCGTGATCACCTTGCCCCTCAACAACTACCTGAATGACACAGTGCGGACGGGCAAAGCTCGGGCATGGGAGAAAGA GTTCATCGATCTCATGAAGAACTTTAAAAATCCCAACCTCACCATAGCCTTCAGTGCTGAGAGGAGTATTGAAGACGAGATAAACAGAGAGAGCAACAGTGACATCAGAACCATAGTAGTCAGCTATGCCATTATGTTCATCTACATCTCCCTGGCCCTGGGGCACATCCACAGCATTAGTCGAGTGATG GTGGACTCTAAGATTTCCCTGGGTATCTCTGGGATCCTGATTGTGCTCAGCTCTGTGTCCTCCTCACTGGGGCTCTTCAGCTATTTTGGCATCCCCCTCACCCTCATTGTGATCGAGGTCATTCCTTTCCTGGTGCTGGCTGTTGGAGTGGACAACATCTTTATTATAGtgcagacatatcag AGGGATGAGCGGATGCCTCATGAGGAACTCCACCAGCAGATCGGTCGTATCCTTGGAGACGTAGCCCCCAGCatgctcctctcctctttctcagaGACAGTGGCCTTTTTCTTGG GCGCCCTGTCCAACATGCCCGCAGTGAGGACTTTCTCCATGTTTGCTGGCTTGgctgtttttattgatttcctGTTGCAGATCAGCTGCTTCGTCAGCTTGCTGGGCCTGGACGCCAGGAGACAGGAG gcGAATCGACTCGACATCTTTTGCTGTGTGAAGCTGCCGGAGGGACAGCAAGCAAAGACGGACAGCTACCTCTTCAGATTCTTCAAGAAAATCTTTGCCCCATTCATCCTCAAAGAGTGGGTGCGCCCGATCATA GTGGCAGTGTTTGTGGGAATGCTCTCCTTCAGTGTTGCTGTGGTGAATAAAGTAGAGCTCGGACTGGACCAGAAGCTCTCCATGCCTGAC GACTCTTATGTGATGGACTACTTCAAGAACCTCAGCATGTATCTGCACACGGGAGCTCCGGTTTACTTCGTGGTAGAGGACGGTCTCAACTACAGCAGTCGAGAGGGGCAGAACGCCGTGTGTGGGGGGGTCGGCTGCAGAAACGACTCTCTCGTCCAGCAGGTCTACTCCGCCTCGCTCATCAGCAACTA CACAACCATTGCCTTCACTCCGTCCTCTTGGCTCGATGATTACTTCGACTGGGTGAAGCCGCAGTCCACCTGCTGTCGATTCTACAACTCCAGCGGGGATTTCTGCAATGCctctg TGGTTAACCCCTCGTGTGTTCACTGCCGGCCCATGACTCCCGACGGAAAGCAGAGGCCAGAAGGAGAGGACTTCATGCAGTTTCTACCCATGTTTCTGTCAGACAATCCAAACATCAAGTGTGGAAAAGG AGGCCATGCAGCCTACTCCTCAGCAGTGGACCTGTACCCCGACCACACCGGGGTGGGGGCCAATTACTTCATGACGTACCACACCATCCTGAAGGAATCCCCAGACTACATAGAAGCTTTAAAAATGGCCCGAATACTGGCTGCTAACATCAGTCAAGCCATAGACCACAAAGTGTTTGCCTACAG CATCTTCTACGTGTTTTACGAGCAGTACCTCACCATTGCGCATGACACCGCTCTGAACCTGGGCGTGTCGCTGGCGTCCATCTTTGTGGTGAGCACGGTGTTGCTGGGCTTTGAGCTGTGGTCGGCGGTGATCGTCTGCATCACCATCGCCATGATCCTGGTCAACATGTTCGGGGTCATGTGGCTGTGGGGCATCAGCCTCAACGCAATATCCCTGGTGAACCTGGTCATG TGCTGTGGGATCTCGGTGGAGTTCTGCAGTCATATCGTGCGAGCGTTCTCCATCAGTGTGAAGAAGAGCAGAGTGGAGCGGGCCGAGGAGGCGCTGGCTCACATGGGCAGCTCG GTCTTCAGTGGGATCACATTAACAAAGTTTGGAGGAATCCTAATCCTGGCTCTTTCAAAGTCGCAGATCTTCCAGGTCTTCTACTTCAGGATGTACTTGGCCATCGTGTTGCTAGGGGCGACGCACGGCCTAATCTTCCTCCCTGTACTGCTCAGTTATATCG GTCCTTCAGTGAACAAAGCCAAGGTGTTAGCTGCTAACAGCCGCTACGCTGGAACAGAAAGGGAGCGCCTCCTCAACTACTAA